In Anaerolineales bacterium, one DNA window encodes the following:
- a CDS encoding MGMT family protein: MPAFTSPPNMQTFYEQVWNLVRQIPVGKVATYGQIAKLIPPPHGVEIEAYAAFAPRWVGGAMAACPDDVPWQRVINSQGKISERPGAERQRPLLEAEGVVFDAKGKVDLKKFSWSGMNEDDAPKQAAMF, translated from the coding sequence ATGCCTGCGTTTACTTCTCCTCCAAACATGCAAACTTTCTACGAACAGGTCTGGAACCTCGTGCGCCAGATCCCCGTTGGAAAGGTCGCCACCTACGGTCAGATCGCCAAATTGATTCCCCCGCCCCATGGCGTGGAGATCGAAGCCTACGCCGCCTTTGCCCCGCGCTGGGTGGGCGGCGCCATGGCAGCCTGTCCCGATGATGTACCGTGGCAGCGAGTCATCAACTCGCAAGGCAAGATCAGCGAACGCCCCGGCGCGGAGAGGCAACGTCCGCTGCTCGAAGCCGAAGGCGTGGTCTTCGACGCCAAAGGCAAAGTGGACTTGAAAAAATTCAGTTGGAGCGGGATGAACGAAGACGATGCGCCGAAACAGGCAGCGATGTTCTAA
- a CDS encoding MGMT family protein, translated as MSQPPSLPDPPAFYAEVWNIVCMIPRGKVASYGQIARMLRPPAGVDAETFSEFGALWVSNAVAASPSEVPWQRVVNSKGEITERDGLEAKRHKLMLEDEGVPFNVRGRIDMKKYGWSGKTK; from the coding sequence ATGTCCCAACCTCCATCCCTTCCAGATCCGCCGGCCTTTTACGCCGAAGTCTGGAATATCGTCTGTATGATCCCGCGCGGAAAAGTCGCTTCGTATGGGCAGATCGCCAGGATGCTCCGCCCGCCCGCTGGCGTGGACGCTGAAACTTTCTCTGAATTTGGGGCGCTTTGGGTCAGCAATGCAGTGGCGGCCAGCCCGAGCGAAGTGCCGTGGCAGCGGGTGGTCAATTCCAAAGGCGAGATCACCGAACGGGACGGTCTTGAAGCGAAACGTCACAAACTCATGCTCGAAGATGAGGGTGTGCCGTTTAATGTGAGAGGCCGTATTGACATGAAGAAATACGGCTGGAGCGGAAAAACAAAATAA